In Cyclopterus lumpus isolate fCycLum1 chromosome 17, fCycLum1.pri, whole genome shotgun sequence, a genomic segment contains:
- the LOC117746664 gene encoding solute carrier family 12 member 9-like, whose protein sequence is MSEKTPLLHYRLTSSNSPQNKDECTHSGAKEGRDGRRAKDKTATARKLGVVFGVVTPTVLSMFSVVVFLRIGFVVGQAGLYQSIAMFLVAYFIITMTVLSICAISTNGALDAGGAYYMISRALGPEFGGSIGIMFFFANVCGSALYILGLVEAVMSTFGIPEEGAVAGPHQVLPSGYWWSLVYGTVLLFLCFIVCLVGTHIYAKATFIIVVIVTAVLVTIFINFFIVGPFVVTLPHSSGLNGTSVSTANYTGFQLHTLKGNLFPSYTVDYTTGATMSFATVFAVMFNGCTGIMAGSNMSGDLKNPSYSIPRGTLAAVLTTFITYNLLGLLAAWSCDRPLLKKDYNFLGDINIWPPLVTIGVYSSTMSAAMSNLIGASRILYALAKDDLFGGVLALVRKTSLSGNPWASVLASWLLVQVVLFAGKLNNIASIVTIFFLLVYAAVNLACLALEWASAPNFRPSFRCFTWHTCSLGILGCLVMMFLINAIYAFASIAFMMLLLMLIHYLGPISNWGYISQALIFHQVRKYLLMLDVRKDHVKFWRPQLLLMVANPRSCTNLMMLINDLKKSGLLVLGHVQLGLLDGLPSDPLLSCYDSWLSLVDHLNIKAFVNLTLADSVRHGVQNLLFITGFGGMRPNTLVLGFYDDCTPQDDLQGKILLSSGPGLDAASPSMDPREEWSPFFPNVRCAEELKDLPEDEYVSIIADAVKMGKNVTLARYLTQFNREEVLESGRKIGSHRSMTGPFVDVWPLNLLQPDSRGYVDICSLFLLQLACVLQESRAWSQARLRLFLCVEANCSVTEKEEGEKKLRVMLKKLRISAKVQMVAWDQVVALHWRRQGGESLVESAHNNYDRRPEQELQEDGIQMFPNNDALLTDEYICAVNSLIRRHGAPRPVVRFLYLPRPPADTRRYRAYLHQVDMLSRDLGPTLLIHGVTPVVTTDL, encoded by the exons ATGTCGGAGAAAACTCCTCTATTGCATTACCGACTCACCAGCAGCAACAGCCCGCAGAACAAAGATGAGTGCACTCACAGCGGGGCCAAGGAGGGCCGAGACGGCCGGCGGGCCAAGGACAAGACCGCGACCGCCCGGAAGCTCGGGGTGGTGTTCGGCGTGGTCACCCCCACTGTCCTGTCCATGTTCAGCGTCGTTGTGTTTCTGAGAATTG GATTTGTCGTGGGTCAAGCGGGGCTCTACCAGTCCATTGCCATGTTCCTCGTGGCCTACTTTATCATCACAATGACCGTGCTTTCCATTTGTGCCATCTCCACCAATGGGGCTTTAGACGCTGGAGGTGCCTACT ACATGATCAGCCGAGCCCTGGGTCCAGAATTTGGCGGCAGCATTGggatcatgtttttctttgccAATGTGTGCGGCAGTGCTCTCTACATTCTAGGTCTGGTTGAGGCTGTCATGTCTACCTTTGGCATCCCAGAGG AGGGTGCTGTTGCAGGTCCCCATCAGGTATTGCCCTCTGGATActggtggtctctggtctaTGGCACGGTCTTGCTcttcctgtgttttattgtctgctTG GTAGGTACCCACATCTATGCAAAGGCAACCTTTATTATCGTCGTCATAGTCACGGCAGTTTTGGTTACCATCTTCATCAACTTTTTCATTGTGGGGCCCTTTGTGGTGACTCTGCCACATAGTTCTGGTCTTAACGGTACCAGTGTGAGCACAGCCAATTACACTGGCTTCCAGCTCCACACCTTGAAGGGCAACCTATTCC CCAGTTACACAGTGGACTACACCACTGGTGCCACAATGAGTTTTGCCACAGTGTTCGCTGTCATGTTCAATGGCTGCACTGGGATCATGGCGGGCTCCAACATGTCAG GCGACCTGAAAAACCCCAGCTATTCCATCCCAAGAGGAACGCTCGCAGCTGTTCTGACAACGTTCATCACTTACAATCTGCTTGGTCTGCTGGCTGCGTGGTCCTGTGACcg TCCCCTCCTCAAAAAAGACTACAATTTCCTGGGAGACATCAATATATGGCCGCCCCTAGTGACCATTGGGGtttactcctccaccatgtctgcTGCCATGAGTAACCTGATAGGAGCCTCCAGGATCCTGTATGCTCTGGCCAAAGATGACCTGTTTG GTGGCGTGCTGGCTCTGGTGAGGAAAACGTCTCTGAGTGGGAACCCCTGGGCCTCGGTGCTTGCCTCTTGGCTGCTCGTACAG GTGGTGCTGTTTGCTGGTAAATTGAACAACATTGCTAGTATTGTAACCATCTTCTTCCTGTTGGTCTATGCTGCTGTGAACCTGGCCTGTTTGGCTCTCGAATGGGCTTCTGCACCAAACTTCAG ACCCTCATTCCGATGCTTTACATGGCATACCTGCTCTCTGGGAATTCTTGGTTGCCTGGTCATGATGTTCCTGATCAATGCAATTTATGCATTTGCCAGCATAGCCTTTATGATGCTGCTGTTGATGCTTATCCACTACCTCGGTCCCATCAGCAACTGGGGCTACATCAGTCAGGCTCTCATCTTCCACCAG GTGCGCAAGTACCTGTTGATGTTGGATGTGCGTAAGGACCATGTGAAGTTCTGGAGGCcccagctgctgctgatggtggCAAACCCTCGCAGCTGCACAAATCTCATGATGCTCATTAATGACCTGAAGAAGAGTGGCCTTTTAGTACTGGGACATGTACAGTTGGGTTTACTGG ATGGGTTGCCCTCTGATCCTCTGCTGAGCTGTTATGACTCCTGGCTTTCTCTAGTGGACCATCTAAACATCAAGGCATTTGTCAACCTTACCCTGGCAGACTCTGTCAGACATGGAGTTCAGAACCTGCTTTTCATCACAGGCTTTG GCGGAATGAGGCCAAACACTCTTGTCTTGGGATTCTATGATGACTGCACCCCTCAAGATGACCTCCAAGGTAAAATTCTCCTGTCTTCAGGACCTGGCCTAGATGCAGCGTCTCCATCCATGGACCCCCGAGAGGAATGGTCTCCCTTCTTCCCTAATGTGCGGTGTGCTGAGGAACTCAAAGACCTTCCAGAAGATGAATACGTGTCCATCATTGCTGACGCTGTAAAAATGGGGAAGAATGTGACACTGGCTCGTTACTTAACTCAGTTCAACCGCGAGGAGGTCTTGGAGTCAGGCAGGAAGATTGGGAGCCACCGAAGCATGACGGGGCCATTTGTTGACGTGTGGCCTCTGAATCTGCTCCAACCAGACAGCCGCGGATACGTAGACATCTGCTCACTGTTCCTACTGCAGCTGGCCTGCGTGCTTCAAGAATCACGTGCCTGGAGCCAGGCGAGACTCCGCCTCTTCCTGTGTGTGGAAGCTAATTGCAGCGTGAccgaaaaggaggagggagagaagaagctcCGGGTGATGCTAAAGAAGCTAAGGATCTCAGCTAAGGTGCAAATGGTGGCATGGGACCAGGTGGTGGCGCTGCACTGgcggagacaaggaggagagagtCTGGTAGAGTCTGCACACAATAATTATGATCGGAGACCAGAGCAAGAACTGCAGGAAGATGGCATCCAAATGTTTCCCAATAATGATGCTCTGCTGACAGACGAGTATATCTGCGCTGTCAACAGTCTGATTCGCAGACACGGAGCCCCTAGGCCCGTCGTGCGCTTCCTGTATTTGCCCCGTCCCCCAGCAGACACCAGACGGTATCGCGCCTACCTTCACCAGGTGGACATGTTGAGTCGAGACCTGGGCCCAACATTGCTCATTCACGGGGTCACTCCTGTGGTCACTACTGACCTCTAA